A genomic segment from Psychrobacter arcticus 273-4 encodes:
- a CDS encoding lyase family protein — MHPNNHVNLSQSTNDTNPTALNVALDDYCTRLLDKMAMLHQSLVNKSIEFADQLKTGRTHLQDTVPMTAGQKFNAFATMVKKEMARIESTRALFHEINMGGTAIGTGLNAPAGYSELCAETLQALTGLSVAAIPPPAISAAEQISIASSTRWAYQRLMISTHKYREVHY; from the coding sequence GTGCATCCAAATAACCATGTCAACCTTTCACAGTCGACCAATGACACCAATCCAACAGCGTTAAATGTCGCATTAGACGACTACTGTACACGTCTGTTAGATAAGATGGCAATGCTGCATCAAAGCCTAGTCAATAAGAGCATCGAATTTGCCGACCAATTAAAAACGGGTCGCACCCATCTACAAGATACGGTACCGATGACAGCAGGTCAAAAGTTTAATGCTTTCGCAACAATGGTCAAAAAAGAGATGGCGCGTATTGAGTCAACTCGTGCACTCTTTCACGAGATTAATATGGGCGGTACGGCTATCGGTACTGGCTTAAATGCGCCTGCTGGTTATTCAGAGCTGTGTGCTGAGACCTTACAAGCGCTAACTGGACTTAGTGTGGCTGCGATACCGCCGCCCGCCATCAGCGCCGCTGAACAAATATCCATAGCTAGTAGCACACGCTGGGCATACCAACGCTTGATGATCAGTACTCATAAATACAGAGAAGTCCATTATTGA
- a CDS encoding beta-ketoacyl-ACP synthase III yields the protein MTTCITGTGLYIPPFSISNEELVESFNQYVENYNAKHAADIEAGTVTELQPSSAAFIEKVSGIQSRYVMEKDGILNPEIMAPVIAYRNLGEELSIMAEMGVAALNDALADAGLEANDLDGIILACSNFQRTYPAVSIEIQNAIGMVGGFAYDMNVACSAATFGLSQAHGSIASGLAKRVAVVNVEITSAHLNWRNRDSHFIFGDVATACIVEELDTPKGYEILNAKLFTQFSTNIKNEYGFMDRSEFLAAQTDMYPDLKEPVTDKLFLQNGRKVFREVCPKVSEVITEHLQENNIPTSDVKMMWLHQANANMLDLILRTVIGKEADKAIVPSVIAEFANTSSASPMIVFHRYKDGLASGDLGVICSFGAGYSIGSVIVRKV from the coding sequence ATGACGACTTGTATCACAGGCACAGGCCTGTATATCCCTCCTTTTAGCATCAGTAATGAAGAACTAGTAGAGTCCTTTAACCAGTATGTTGAAAATTATAATGCAAAGCACGCGGCTGACATTGAAGCAGGAACCGTTACTGAACTTCAGCCTTCATCAGCGGCTTTTATCGAAAAAGTATCTGGTATTCAATCACGCTATGTGATGGAAAAAGACGGCATCTTAAACCCTGAAATCATGGCACCTGTTATCGCTTATCGTAACTTGGGCGAAGAGCTGTCTATCATGGCAGAAATGGGTGTGGCTGCGTTAAATGACGCCTTAGCTGATGCTGGACTTGAGGCCAATGACTTAGATGGTATCATCCTTGCTTGCTCAAACTTTCAGCGTACTTATCCAGCCGTCTCTATCGAGATTCAAAATGCGATCGGTATGGTGGGCGGCTTTGCCTATGATATGAATGTGGCTTGTAGTGCAGCGACTTTTGGTCTATCACAAGCACATGGTTCTATCGCATCAGGTCTTGCTAAGCGCGTCGCTGTGGTCAACGTTGAAATTACTTCAGCTCACCTAAACTGGCGTAACCGTGACAGTCACTTTATATTTGGTGATGTTGCAACCGCTTGTATCGTCGAAGAACTCGATACGCCAAAAGGCTACGAGATACTGAATGCTAAGCTATTTACTCAGTTTTCGACCAACATCAAAAATGAATACGGGTTTATGGATCGCTCAGAGTTTTTGGCAGCGCAGACCGATATGTATCCTGATCTTAAAGAGCCAGTAACCGATAAATTATTCTTGCAAAATGGTCGTAAGGTCTTCCGTGAAGTCTGTCCAAAAGTGTCAGAAGTTATCACTGAGCATCTACAAGAGAATAATATCCCAACCTCTGATGTAAAAATGATGTGGCTACATCAAGCCAATGCCAATATGCTAGATTTAATCTTGCGTACGGTCATCGGTAAAGAAGCAGACAAAGCTATTGTGCCAAGTGTCATTGCTGAATTCGCCAATACCAGCTCAGCCAGCCCAATGATTGTCTTCCATCGCTATAAAGATGGCCTTGCCTCAGGTGATTTGGGTGTTATTTGCTCGTTTGGTGCCGGTTACTCTATTGGGTCGGTAATCGTCCGCAAGGTCTAA
- the hrpA gene encoding ATP-dependent RNA helicase HrpA, which yields MPDILRDNQESNQHVQAENLNVNVNTKQQENTKPQNAVSFERLPVLAKDEYHLSRLERELARAKSSKKPAANQNTNTDDKHDAKNSNDLDKKRAQYEQLKTRSQQAVQARIDSMPNKLAEKLNLDLPVSQRADDLIQAIIDNQVIIVAGETGSGKTTQLPKLAMLAGRGIRGQIGHTQPRRLAARSVANRIAEELGEQLGNTVSFKIRFNEQGTAQSVVKLMTDGILLAELGHDRFLSKYDTIIIDEAHERSLNIDFIMGYLKKLLPKRPDLKVIITSATLDTKRFSEYFSRYDNKLKRNIPAPIFNVEGRSFPVEVRYRPLTDEPVTSSDDDSYDDFEENLPRAVVAAVEECFSDAQNKGHADQADILIFAATEAEIRELQEVLERHGPKHTEVLPLFARQTYEEQQRIFQPSGRGRRIVIATNVAETALTVPGIRYVIDLGFARISRYSYRSRVQRLPIEAISQAAANQRKGRCGRVAPGVCIRLYSDEDFTGRLEFTEPEILRTNLASVILQMANLRLGSVDDFEFIEPPDSRLVTDGHKLLNELGAIVEKDEQAVSNVSNKSKRQGLDHLKLTRIGQQMARMPIDPRLARMLVAGSDFDCIREMLIVVAALAVQDPRERPANKRTQADQKHAEFRQDDSDFLFYLSLWKALFEKDEDGNKLSGNQRKQFTKKNYLSFPRVREWQQTHRQLVQMVTELKLNDDAINPKSNTENAELANSDPTGVDDEALKAVKYANLHRALLTGLLSIIAHKTENRGEYLAARQQKAKIFPASTVFKQIPPWVMAFEMVETSQVFMRTVAKIEPEWIISAAGNLLKYHYFEPHWSKKTGRVKAYAQISLFGLIIISKQLTNYEQVNLSESREIFIRDGLVTGNLGRQAPFLQHNMDKIADIERIEDKLRRRDLLVDEESLYQFYDKKIPEHIASRKTFEDWRVEVERTDTQYLFFTDEDVLNSQAPTTGDFPEIWKLGDLKLPLRYIFDPASDDDGVTIRVPLVALPQLDAIELLWGVPGWRFELVLQLLKSLPKDIRRQIVPIPDTADSLFDELQPAGGQGLLKQLCQALNRRGIMSVTPEHFNPSSIDRYLQPQICVVDDKNRIIEKGRDLQTLQIRHASQTRQAVNEQQGAHTEFPEHFAFSKNHHSAGVVMKQFAALVTDEAGEAVSIHQYTDVNAALQAHRIGVLTLIKSKLGSKKKQLTSQVDNIFKLAFAPLGDMEKLKTIIIDATLDAALEEHYVLFDHTADIPESADDIAVGLSEELPFTPEEYSQTLDVVLSNFLLIGQTIIKTLKNVYTRWQRIRQSLLMLDREIFGESIEDIEDQLGDLHLADFVYRMDYSHWQQYPRYLEALEIRIDRLEHNIEADLDGVYALDLHMERLAGRANDKAISDYRWMVEEYRIQLFAQPMKTRMAVSPKRLSKIWDKMS from the coding sequence ATGCCTGATATTCTAAGAGATAATCAAGAAAGCAACCAACATGTACAAGCTGAAAATTTGAACGTTAATGTAAACACTAAACAGCAAGAGAATACAAAACCTCAAAACGCTGTTTCTTTTGAGAGGTTACCTGTGCTTGCAAAAGATGAGTATCATCTCAGTCGCCTTGAGCGTGAGCTGGCACGTGCGAAATCGTCTAAAAAGCCGGCTGCTAATCAAAATACCAATACAGATGACAAACACGACGCTAAAAATAGCAATGATTTGGATAAAAAACGCGCTCAATATGAACAGTTAAAAACCCGCTCACAACAAGCGGTGCAAGCGCGTATAGATAGTATGCCAAACAAATTGGCAGAGAAACTGAATCTAGATTTACCCGTTAGTCAACGTGCTGATGATTTAATCCAGGCCATTATAGATAATCAAGTGATTATTGTCGCTGGCGAGACAGGCTCAGGTAAAACGACCCAACTGCCTAAATTAGCAATGCTAGCAGGGCGTGGTATACGTGGGCAGATAGGACATACACAGCCACGAAGATTGGCAGCTCGAAGTGTCGCTAACCGAATTGCGGAAGAGTTGGGTGAGCAATTGGGGAATACTGTCAGCTTTAAGATTCGCTTTAATGAGCAGGGCACGGCACAATCAGTCGTTAAGCTCATGACTGATGGTATCTTGTTGGCTGAATTGGGTCATGATCGTTTTTTGAGTAAATACGATACTATTATTATCGATGAAGCACATGAGCGTAGCTTAAACATCGACTTTATTATGGGTTATCTTAAAAAATTGCTGCCCAAGCGCCCTGATTTAAAAGTTATTATTACTTCTGCAACGCTTGATACCAAACGCTTTAGTGAATACTTTAGCCGCTATGACAATAAGCTGAAGCGTAACATACCGGCGCCTATCTTCAATGTTGAAGGACGAAGCTTCCCTGTCGAAGTGCGTTATCGTCCCTTGACAGATGAGCCGGTAACCAGCTCGGATGATGACAGCTATGACGATTTTGAAGAGAACCTGCCGCGTGCGGTCGTTGCTGCTGTAGAGGAATGCTTTAGCGATGCACAAAATAAAGGTCATGCTGACCAAGCAGATATTTTGATATTTGCGGCGACTGAAGCTGAGATACGTGAGCTACAAGAGGTGCTTGAGCGTCATGGACCTAAGCATACCGAAGTACTGCCATTGTTTGCACGTCAGACTTATGAAGAACAGCAGCGTATCTTTCAGCCTTCAGGTCGCGGTCGGCGCATTGTTATTGCCACCAACGTCGCCGAAACGGCATTGACCGTACCCGGTATTCGTTATGTGATTGATTTGGGTTTTGCGCGTATTTCACGCTATTCGTATCGCTCACGTGTACAGCGCCTGCCGATTGAGGCAATATCGCAAGCAGCCGCTAATCAGCGTAAAGGTCGTTGTGGTCGTGTTGCGCCGGGCGTTTGTATTCGCTTATATAGTGATGAAGATTTTACTGGTCGTCTAGAATTTACAGAACCTGAGATTTTACGCACCAATTTAGCCTCAGTTATTTTGCAGATGGCAAATCTGCGCCTAGGTAGCGTTGATGACTTTGAATTTATTGAGCCGCCTGATAGTCGTTTAGTTACCGATGGGCATAAACTGCTAAATGAGCTTGGCGCGATTGTCGAAAAAGATGAGCAAGCGGTTAGCAATGTAAGCAATAAGTCAAAACGACAAGGTCTCGATCATTTAAAATTGACTCGTATCGGGCAACAGATGGCACGTATGCCAATCGATCCAAGGCTGGCGCGTATGCTAGTCGCTGGCTCCGACTTTGACTGTATCCGTGAAATGCTGATTGTGGTTGCCGCGCTTGCGGTGCAAGACCCACGCGAGCGTCCGGCGAATAAGCGCACTCAAGCCGATCAAAAGCATGCAGAATTCCGCCAAGATGACTCCGACTTCTTATTTTATTTAAGTTTATGGAAAGCGCTGTTTGAAAAAGACGAGGACGGTAATAAGTTGTCTGGCAATCAGCGAAAACAGTTTACTAAGAAAAACTATCTTAGCTTTCCGCGGGTACGTGAGTGGCAGCAGACCCATCGCCAGCTGGTGCAAATGGTTACCGAGCTTAAACTGAATGATGATGCTATTAATCCCAAATCTAATACTGAAAATGCTGAATTAGCCAATAGTGATCCAACGGGCGTCGATGATGAAGCGTTAAAAGCGGTTAAATATGCCAATTTGCATAGAGCTTTATTGACAGGCTTATTGTCCATTATCGCCCATAAAACTGAAAATCGTGGCGAATATTTAGCAGCTCGTCAGCAAAAAGCCAAAATATTCCCAGCCAGTACGGTATTTAAGCAAATACCGCCGTGGGTCATGGCGTTTGAGATGGTCGAAACCTCACAAGTATTTATGCGCACTGTTGCCAAGATTGAGCCAGAATGGATTATCTCGGCTGCCGGTAACTTATTAAAATATCACTACTTCGAGCCGCATTGGTCGAAAAAAACCGGTCGCGTCAAAGCTTATGCTCAGATTAGTCTATTCGGTCTTATTATTATCAGTAAGCAGCTGACCAACTATGAGCAAGTCAATTTAAGTGAGTCGCGCGAGATATTTATTCGAGATGGTCTGGTTACTGGAAATTTAGGTAGACAAGCACCATTCTTACAGCACAATATGGATAAAATTGCTGACATTGAACGCATTGAGGATAAATTACGCCGCCGTGATTTATTGGTCGATGAAGAATCCTTGTATCAGTTTTATGATAAAAAAATTCCTGAGCATATTGCAAGCCGTAAAACGTTTGAAGACTGGCGTGTTGAGGTTGAAAGAACCGATACTCAATACCTGTTCTTTACCGATGAGGACGTGCTTAATAGCCAAGCACCGACTACAGGCGATTTTCCAGAAATATGGAAGCTTGGCGATTTAAAACTGCCATTACGCTATATCTTTGATCCAGCAAGCGATGACGATGGGGTGACCATCCGTGTGCCGCTTGTCGCGCTACCGCAGCTTGACGCGATTGAGCTATTATGGGGCGTACCGGGCTGGCGTTTTGAGCTGGTCCTGCAATTATTGAAATCATTACCAAAAGACATTCGTCGTCAGATTGTACCTATTCCTGATACTGCCGATAGTTTGTTTGATGAGTTGCAGCCTGCGGGTGGACAGGGATTATTAAAACAGCTTTGCCAAGCACTTAACCGCCGTGGCATTATGTCGGTCACCCCAGAGCATTTTAATCCGTCTAGTATTGATCGTTATTTGCAGCCGCAAATCTGCGTGGTTGATGATAAGAACCGTATCATTGAAAAAGGTCGCGATCTACAAACATTGCAGATTCGCCATGCCTCTCAGACTCGCCAAGCGGTGAATGAGCAGCAAGGCGCGCATACAGAATTTCCTGAACACTTCGCCTTTAGTAAAAACCATCATAGCGCAGGCGTGGTCATGAAACAGTTCGCCGCTTTGGTCACTGACGAGGCAGGTGAAGCAGTATCTATCCATCAATATACCGATGTCAACGCAGCATTGCAGGCGCACCGTATTGGGGTCTTAACCTTAATCAAAAGCAAACTTGGGTCAAAGAAAAAACAGCTGACTAGTCAAGTCGATAACATATTCAAACTGGCATTTGCGCCCCTTGGTGATATGGAAAAGCTGAAAACCATCATCATTGATGCGACTCTAGATGCAGCGCTTGAAGAGCATTATGTATTGTTTGATCATACGGCAGACATACCTGAAAGTGCGGATGATATTGCGGTTGGGCTCAGCGAGGAGTTGCCATTTACTCCTGAAGAATACAGCCAAACGCTCGATGTGGTGCTAAGTAACTTCTTGCTGATCGGTCAAACGATCATAAAAACGCTCAAAAACGTCTATACCCGCTGGCAGCGTATCCGCCAAAGCCTGCTGATGCTTGATCGAGAGATATTTGGTGAGTCTATCGAAGATATTGAGGATCAGTTAGGAGATTTACATTTGGCTGATTTTGTTTATCGCATGGATTACAGCCACTGGCAACAGTATCCACGCTATCTGGAGGCGCTAGAGATTCGTATCGACCGCCTTGAGCACAATATCGAAGCTGACCTAGATGGTGTCTATGCACTCGATTTGCATATGGAGCGACTGGCAGGACGTGCTAATGATAAAGCCATCAGCGATTACCGCTGGATGGTCGAGGAGTATCGCATTCAACTGTTTGCTCAGCCGATGAAAACCCGTATGGCGGTATCACCCAAGCGTCTTAGTAAGATATGGGATAAAATGAGCTAG
- a CDS encoding DMT family transporter yields the protein MASQAYYLRHRASKIGQPFDNRLLSEKGSWLSSISLVIYALCFSVAYVELETGTGALILFSAVQLTMIGWGIYKKETLSHLQWIAFVVAIAGFVYLMLPSAAMPSLLAAMLMAISGVAWGIYSIRGKICLSPLRATGFNFIRSLVAIPILLFTGFIYQNIMDVQLIHLDSITMEGIWLACASGAVTSGIGYSIWYMAMPLLKNTQAAVIQLCVPVLAALLGVVILSEPMTLTFIVVSAVILSSVLVFILNKQPY from the coding sequence ATGGCATCTCAGGCGTACTACTTACGACATCGAGCATCAAAGATTGGTCAACCCTTTGATAACAGACTATTAAGCGAAAAAGGTAGTTGGCTGAGCAGCATAAGCTTAGTGATTTATGCGCTGTGCTTCTCAGTTGCTTATGTCGAGCTTGAGACTGGCACTGGGGCGCTGATTTTATTTTCAGCGGTTCAGCTCACCATGATTGGTTGGGGTATTTATAAAAAGGAGACATTGAGTCATTTGCAATGGATTGCCTTTGTTGTCGCTATCGCAGGGTTTGTCTATTTGATGCTACCGTCGGCGGCGATGCCTTCATTACTCGCTGCCATGCTAATGGCAATCAGCGGTGTAGCATGGGGTATCTATAGCATACGTGGCAAAATCTGTCTCTCACCGCTGCGAGCCACAGGCTTTAATTTCATCAGAAGTCTGGTAGCGATACCGATATTATTATTCACTGGTTTTATATATCAAAACATTATGGATGTGCAACTCATTCATTTAGACAGTATCACCATGGAGGGGATATGGTTGGCGTGTGCATCAGGGGCAGTTACCTCTGGTATAGGCTACAGCATCTGGTATATGGCAATGCCTTTATTAAAAAATACGCAGGCGGCCGTTATACAGCTTTGTGTACCTGTGCTTGCAGCATTACTGGGCGTAGTGATTTTGTCCGAACCAATGACTTTAACTTTTATAGTAGTAAGTGCTGTCATTTTGAGCTCAGTATTGGTCTTTATTTTAAATAAACAGCCATATTAA
- the prfA gene encoding peptide chain release factor 1 — protein sequence MKESLRLRLDQMVDRYEEVTALLSDPSVINDNNKFRELSVEHSDLMDITTLWQNYVGAETDQADAEAMLKEASDPDMKEMMQEEIDSARDTIVEMEEALNVMMLPKDPNDKVPAFLEIRAGTGGDEAAIFSGDLFRMYQKYAQAQGWTLEVLSANEGEHGGYKEIITRVSGNSVYGRLKFESGVHRVQRVPDTESQGRVHTSACTVAVMPEVEIDDTVNLNPADIRFDTFRSSGAGGQHVNTTDSAVRLTHIPTGTVVECQQERSQHKNRAQAMKMLISKIQQVKVQAQVDAADTIRRDLVGSGDRSERIRTYNFPQGRMTDHRINLTLYKLDSIMEGDLDEILDALLREHQADLMASVGGA from the coding sequence ATGAAAGAATCCTTACGCCTGCGTTTAGACCAGATGGTAGACCGTTATGAAGAGGTCACTGCCTTATTATCAGACCCGAGTGTCATCAATGATAACAATAAATTCCGTGAGCTGTCCGTTGAGCATAGTGACTTGATGGATATCACCACTTTATGGCAGAACTATGTTGGTGCAGAAACGGATCAGGCTGATGCAGAAGCTATGCTAAAAGAAGCTTCAGATCCTGACATGAAAGAGATGATGCAAGAAGAGATTGACAGTGCTCGCGATACTATTGTAGAGATGGAAGAAGCACTTAATGTCATGATGCTGCCAAAAGACCCTAATGATAAAGTACCAGCATTTTTGGAGATTCGTGCAGGGACAGGTGGTGATGAAGCGGCAATTTTCTCTGGTGATTTGTTCCGTATGTATCAAAAGTATGCGCAAGCTCAAGGCTGGACCTTAGAGGTTTTGTCAGCCAATGAAGGTGAACATGGGGGTTACAAAGAAATCATTACCCGTGTGTCTGGTAATAGCGTCTATGGTCGCCTAAAGTTTGAGTCTGGCGTGCATCGTGTGCAGCGTGTCCCAGATACTGAAAGCCAAGGTCGCGTGCATACGTCAGCCTGTACCGTCGCTGTTATGCCTGAAGTTGAGATTGATGACACGGTTAATTTGAACCCAGCCGACATTCGTTTTGATACGTTCCGCTCAAGCGGTGCCGGTGGTCAGCACGTGAATACCACTGACTCAGCCGTACGTTTGACGCACATTCCAACCGGTACCGTGGTAGAGTGTCAACAAGAACGCAGTCAGCATAAAAACCGTGCGCAAGCCATGAAAATGCTGATTTCTAAAATTCAGCAAGTCAAAGTTCAAGCACAGGTAGATGCAGCTGATACGATACGTCGCGACTTGGTTGGTAGCGGTGATCGCTCAGAGCGTATCCGCACCTATAATTTCCCGCAAGGCCGTATGACTGATCATCGTATTAACCTGACCTTATATAAGCTTGATTCGATTATGGAAGGTGACTTGGATGAAATCCTTGATGCGTTGTTACGTGAGCACCAAGCGGACTTGATGGCAAGTGTTGGTGGTGCTTAA